One genomic window of Saccharomyces cerevisiae S288C chromosome XII, complete sequence includes the following:
- the DBP9 gene encoding ATP-dependent DNA/RNA helicase (DEAD-box protein required for 27S rRNA processing; exhibits DNA, RNA and DNA/RNA helicase activities; ATPase activity shows preference for DNA over RNA; DNA helicase activity abolished by mutation in RNA-binding domain), whose translation MSYEKKSVEGAYIDDSTTFEAFHLDSRLLQAIKNIGFQYPTLIQSHAIPLALQQKRDIIAKAATGSGKTLAYLIPVIETILEYKKTIDNGEENGTLGIILVPTRELAQQVYNVLEKLVLYCSKDIRTLNISSDMSDSVLSTLLMDQPEIIVGTPGKLLDLLQTKINSISLNELKFLVVDEVDLVLTFGYQDDLNKIGEYLPLKKNLQTFLMSATLNDDIQALKQKFCRSPAILKFNDEEINKNQNKLLQYYVKVSEFDKFLLCYVIFKLNLIKGKTLIFVNNIDRGYRLKLVMEQFGIKSCILNSELPVNSRQHIVDQFNKNVYQLLIATDDTEYIKEEDDEIEEGHNTENQEEKSLEGEPENDKKPSKKKKVQVKKDKEYGVSRGVDFKNVACVLNFDLPTTAKSYVHRVGRTARGGKTGTAISFVVPLKEFGKHKPSMLQTAKKDERILSRIIKQQSKLGLELQPYKFDQKQVEAFRYRMEDGFRAVTQVAIREARVKELKQELLASEKLKRHFEENPKELQSLRHDKELHPARVQQHLKRVPDYLLPESARGNGTKVKFVPFHNAKKRHSHKKGRVSKPKNGKVDPLKNFK comes from the coding sequence atgagcTATGAGAAAAAGTCTGTGGAAGGCGCTTATATTGACGATTCTACAACGTTCGAAGCATTTCATCTCGACTCTCGTTTATTACAAGCTATTAAGAATATAGGATTTCAGTACCCAACATTAATTCAATCACATGCTATTCCTTTGGCTTTACAACAGAAGAGAGATATTATAGCAAAGGCCGCTACAGGTTCCGGAAAAACTTTGGCATACCTCATTCCTGTAATTGAAACTATCCtagaatataaaaaaacaattgATAACGGAGAGGAAAATGGTACACTAGGTATTATACTTGTTCCAACAAGAGAACTGGCTCAACAAGTATATAATGTTTTAGAAAAACTAGTCTTATattgttcaaaagataTAAGAACTCTGAACATATCATCCGATATGTCTGACTCAGTTTTGAGCACTCTACTTATGGATCAACCAGAAATCATAGTTGGTACACCTGGTAAATTATTGGATTTGTTGCAAACAAAGATTAATTCTATCTCATTGAACGAACTAAAATTTTTAGTAGTTGATGAGGTGGATTTAGTGTTAACATTTGGTTATCAAGATGATTTAAACAAAATTGGAGAGTACTtaccattgaaaaaaaatttacaaacATTTTTGATGAGTGCAACCCTAAATGACGATATACAGGctttgaaacaaaaattttgtcGTTCTCCAGCTATTCTTAAATTCAATGACGAGGAAATAAATAAGAACCAAAACAAATTACTTCAATATTACGTTAAAGTCAGTGAATTTGACAAATTCTTACTATGCTATGTCATTTTTAAACTTAACTTAATCAAGGGTAAAACATTAATTTTTGTAAATAATATTGACAGAGGATATAGGCTCAAGCTAGTTATGGAACAATTTGGTATCAAGTCCTGTATTTTAAACAGCGAGCTACCCGTTAATTCGAGGCAACATATTGTTGAccaattcaataaaaacgTTTACCAACTATTGATTGCCACAGATGACACCGAGTACataaaagaggaagatgacGAAATAGAAGAAGGGCACAATACAgaaaatcaagaagaaaaaagcttGGAAGGCGAGCCTGAGAACGATAAGAAACcaagcaagaaaaagaaggtcCAAGTGAAGAAAGATAAGGAATATGGTGTTTCTCGTGGTGttgatttcaaaaatgttgCATGTGTCCTCAATTTCGATTTACCTACGACGGCTAAGTCCTACGTGCATAGAGTAGGTAGAACTGCTCGTGGCGGAAAGACCGGTACTGCAATTTCATTCGTAGTCCCACTGAAAGAATTTGGTAAGCATAAGCCATCAATGCTACAGACAGCAAAGAAGGATGAAAGGATTCTTTCACGAATCATCAAACAACAGAGCAAACTTGGATTAGAATTACAGCCTTACAAATTCGATCAAAAGCAGGTCGAGGCGTTCCGTTACAGAATGGAAGACGGTTTCCGTGCTGTTACTCAAGTTGCCATTAGAGAAGCTAGGGTCAAAGAGTTGAAACAAGAACTATTGGCAAGTgagaagttgaaaagacATTTTGAGGAGAATCCAAAAGAGCTACAAAGTTTAAGACACGATAAAGAATTACATCCAGCAAGAGTGCAACAGCATTTAAAGCGTGTTCCAGATTACTTGCTTCCTGAATCAGCCAGAGGAAATGGAACCAAAGTCAAGTTTGTTCCTTTCCACAATGCTAAGAAGCGCCATTCACATAAAAAGGGAAGAGTCAGTAAGCCAAAGAATGGTAAAGTAGACCCGTTGAAGAACTTCAAATGA
- the MCM5 gene encoding MCM DNA helicase complex subunit MCM5 (Component of the Mcm2-7 hexameric helicase complex; MCM complex is important for priming origins of DNA replication in G1 and becomes an active ATP-dependent helicase that promotes DNA melting and elongation when activated by Cdc7p-Dbf4p in S-phase): protein MSFDRPEIYSAPVLQGESPNDDDNTEIIKSFKNFILEFRLDSQFIYRDQLRNNILVKNYSLTVNMEHLIGYNEDIYKKLSDEPSDIIPLFETAITQVAKRISILSRAQSANNNDKDPENTSMDTDSLLLNSLPTFQLILNSNANQIPLRDLDSEHVSKIVRLSGIIISTSVLSSRATYLSIMCRNCRHTTSITINNFNSITGNTVSLPRSCLSTIESESSMANESNIGDESTKKNCGPDPYIIIHESSKFIDQQFLKLQEIPELVPVGEMPRNLTMTCDRYLTNKVIPGTRVTIVGIYSIYNSKNGAGSGRSGGGNGGSGVAIRTPYIKILGIQSDVETSSIWNSVTMFTEEEEEEFLQLSRNPKLYEILTNSIAPSIFGNEDIKKAIVCLLMGGSKKILPDGMRLRGDINVLLLGDPGTAKSQLLKFVEKVSPIAVYTSGKGSSAAGLTASVQRDPMTREFYLEGGAMVLADGGVVCIDEFDKMRDEDRVAIHEAMEQQTISIAKAGITTVLNSRTSVLAAANPIYGRYDDLKSPGDNIDFQTTILSRFDMIFIVKDDHNEERDISIANHVINIHTGNANAMQNQQEENGSEISIEKMKRYITYCRLKCAPRLSPQAAEKLSSNFVTIRKQLLINELESTERSSIPITIRQLEAIIRITESLAKLELSPIAQERHVDEAIRLFQASTMDAASQDPIGGLNQASGTSLSEIRRFEQELKRRLPIGWSTSYQTLRREFVDTHRFSQLALDKALYALEKHETIQLRHQGQNIYRSGV, encoded by the coding sequence ATGTCATTTGATAGACCGGAAATATACAGTGCTCCTGTTTTACAAGGAGAATCTCCTAACGACGATGATAATACTGAAATCATAAAGTCCTTTaagaatttcattttggaGTTCAGACTTGACTCGCAATTTATTTACAGAGATCAGTTAAGGAACAACATCCTTGTGAAGAATTATTCTTTAACGGTTAACATGGAGCATTTGATCGGATATAACGAAGACATATATAAGAAACTATCAGACGAACCTTCAGATATCATTCCATTATTCGAAACCGCGATCACACAAGTGGCTAAAAGGATAAGTATTCTAAGCAGAGCTCAATCTGCTAATAACAATGACAAAGATCCAGAAAATACTAGTATGGATACTGATTCTCTCTTATTGAACTCTTTACCAACATTTCAATTAATTTTAAACTCCAATGCAAATCAGATTCCATTGAGAGATTTGGATTCTGAACACGTCTCCAAGATTGTCCGTTTATCAGGTATTATAATATCCACGTCAGTTTTATCTTCCCGTGCCACGTACCTTTCTATAATGTGCAGAAATTGCAGACACACAACATCAATAACAatcaacaatttcaattcTATCACAGGCAATACCGTCAGTTTACCACGTTCTTGCTTATCTACGATTGAGAGTGAATCTTCTATGGCAAACGAGTCGAATATTGGTGATGAATCgaccaagaaaaattgtgGACCTGATccatatattattatccaTGAGTCTTCAAAGTTTATTGATCAACAGTTTTTAAAATTACAGGAAATCCCAGAACTGGTTCCAGTAGGTGAGATGCCTAGAAACTTAACAATGACTTGTGACCGATACCTAACAAACAAAGTTATTCCTGGTACGAGAGTCACTATAGTAGGTATTTATTCCATCTATAATTCTAAAAATGGTGCCGGATCCGGAAGGAGCGGGGGTGGAAATGGAGGAAGTGGTGTTGCTATTAGAACACCTtatatcaaaatattaGGTATTCAGTCCGATGTAGAAACCTCCTCTATTTGGAATTCAGTAACTATGTTTACtgaggaggaagaagaggaatTTCTACAGCTAAGTAGAAACCCGAAGctttatgaaattttgacCAACTCTATTGCCCCCTCTATTTTTGGTAATGaagatataaaaaaagccaTTGTATGTTTATTGATGGGTGGTTCCAAGAAGATATTACCCGATGGTATGAGGTTAAGAGGTGATATCAATGTACTATTATTAGGTGATCCAGGTACCGCCAAATCTCAACTATTGAAATTTGTGGAGAAAGTGTCACCTATTGCGGTATATACATCTGGTAAGGGATCTTCTGCAGCTGGGTTAACTGCCAGTGTACAAAGAGATCCGATGACAAGAGAATTTTATTTGGAAGGTGGTGCTATGGTGCTTGCCGATGGTGGTGTTGTATGCATCGATGAATTCGATAAAATGAGAGATGAAGATAGAGTGGCCATTCATGAAGCTATGGAGCAGCAAACAATCTCCATCGCAAAAGCTGGTATCACTACAGTGCTAAATTCTAGAACTAGTGTTTTAGCGGCTGCTAATCCGATATACGGCCGGTATGATGATTTGAAGTCTCCTGGTGACAACATTGATTTCCAAACTACTATTTTATCCCGTTTTGATAtgatttttattgttaAGGATGACCATAATGAAGAACGTGATATTTCAATAGCTAACCACGTTATTAATATTCATACAGGAAATGCTAATGCTATGCAAAACCAACAAGAGGAAAATGGCAGTGAAATTAGTATTGAAAAGATGAAACGTTACATTACGTATTGTAGATTGAAATGTGCACCAAGACTTTCACCGCAGGCCGCTGAAAAACTGTCATCGAACTTCGTCACCATTAGGAAGCAATTATTAATCAACGAATTAGAGTCAACGGAAAGGTCGTCTATTCCAATTACCATTCGTCAATTAGAAGCTATTATTAGAATAACAGAATCATTAGCCAAGTTAGAATTAAGTCCTATTGCACAGGAGAGACATGTTGACGAAGCTATTAGATTGTTTCAAGCTTCCACAATGGACGCAGCGTCTCAGGATCCAATTGGCGGCTTAAATCAAGCAAGCGGAACATCTTTGTCAGAAATCCGTCGTTTTGAACAAGAactaaaaagaagattaCCTATAGGCTGGTCTACTTCTTATCAAACTTTGAGGAGAGAATTTGTAGATACACATAGATTTTCTCAATTAGCACTGGATAAGGCCTTATATGCCCTAGAGAAGCATGAAACAATTCAATTGAGACACCAGGGACAGAATATTTACAGAAGTGGTGTATGA
- the PIG1 gene encoding protein phosphatase regulator PIG1 (Putative targeting subunit for type-1 protein phosphatase Glc7p; tethers Glc7p to Gsy2p glycogen synthase; PIG1 has a paralog, GAC1, that arose from the whole genome duplication): protein MPYSHGKKLKPSLKLAKTISTSSFVSSTTSNSFSPLEDSTSASSSTSSSSSGKSVRFAAHLYTVKKFNTKLAPISISEKAASNLTRNLHNNAIPLTFPFIGGEDHRYSLDILDYSDLEYDNKDVEYDNESDVEDNAMLMHDRSMFIEKEILCFGEEETFDMADWKLVSNNLNPFKSDYKVDVTGLEDKIFKYLNGQNIKVHSLELSDPVSYEDICSNNFGNCQIWGLIFVNNLNFEKKIEIKFTLNNWADIHYINAHYNKSVTPHVDEFKFIIDISALKLNLISKNLIYTNFFERKTTCLLNLQFCCRYDVNGFEYRSFYDNNDYKNYEITISLSAINLNRAVSNSSIFNSNLGPSKMGASNAEVTMSKNNENSKKPLRKFIKDTDYYNDSPLKHKFYQSFETKAACKTEPVSQTFKAETIDCEIEPFNYFFEPPDSQTNEDMSDSSYDLSLQDFNYWEFSNHGLGKALADSDILQFKNYPKPEPFSRPPIIDDTFTLNTDDRTLGSKTQKLEDNLAKEWKSAKTRTTLNETPLHDDEHRTSFTYTTWNNSTDTLMKRKEERPVESASCSQLSIATIKAEEDLLYQDYINSGRESSSPEISPLNTTTSLPFFPGDNMSDSSGEYEERTSLSPNKIHIFRDYFYKSPSP from the coding sequence ATGCCTTACAGCCATGGTAAGAAGCTTAAACCGTCTTTGAAACTCGCAAAAACAATCTCcacttcttcttttgtttcctCAACAACCTCTAATTCATTTTCACCACTAGAAGACTCTACATCTGCATCTTCGTCGacatcatcttcatcatcaggGAAATCGGTAAGGTTTGCTGCACATTTATACACAGTCAAAAAGTTCAACACAAAATTGGCGCCTATCTCGATATCAGAAAAAGCCGCTTCAAATCTTACAAGAAATTTGCATAACAATGCCATTCCACTAACGTTCCCCTTCATTGGAGGTGAAGATCATCGTTATAGTTTAGACATTTTAGATTACAGTGATTTAGAATATGACAATAAGGATGTTGAGTATGACAACGAGAGTGACGTAGAGGATAATGCAATGCTTATGCATGATCGTAGCATGTTCATTGAAAAGGAGATTCTCTGCTTTGGTGAAGAGGAGACATTCGATATGGCAGATTGGAAACTGGTCAGTAATAATTTGAATCCATTCAAAAGTGACTATAAAGTGGACGTTACTGGGTTGGAAGACaagattttcaaatacTTAAATGGACAAAATATAAAGGTTCATTCATTAGAACTATCTGATCCTGTAAGCTACGAGGATATTTGTAGCAATAATTTTGGTAACTGTCAAATCTGGGGCCTTATATTTGTCAATAATTTGAACttcgagaaaaaaatagagaTAAAATTTACTTTAAATAACTGGGCAGATATTCACTATATTAATGCACACTACAACAAGTCTGTCACCCCTCATGTTGACGaattcaaatttattattgatatATCTGCGTTGAAGTTAAATCTAATATCAAAAAACTTGATTTACACtaacttttttgaaaggaaaaCTACTTGTCTCCTGAATTTGCAGTTCTGTTGTCGTTATGATGTAAATGGTTTCGAATATAGATCATTTTACGATAATAATGACTATAAAAACTATGAAATAACGATCTCTTTGTCAGCAATAAATCTAAATCGTGCGGTTTCGAATTCATCGATATTTAATTCCAATCTTGGGCCTTCCAAAATGGGGGCTAGCAATGCAGAGGTTACTATGTcgaaaaataatgaaaattctAAAAAGCCTCTCAGAAAATTCATTAAAGATACAGATTACTACAACGACTCCCCGTTAAAGCACAAATTTTATCAATCGTTTGAAACAAAAGCGGCTTGTAAAACCGAACCTGTATCCCAAACTTTCAAAGCTGAAACAATTGATTGTGAAATTGAACCATTtaattatttctttgaacCGCCTGATTCCCAAACTAATGAGGACATGTCCGATAGCTCATATGACTTATCGCTACAAGATTTTAACTATTGGGAATTTAGTAACCACGGACTAGGGAAAGCACTGGCTGACTCAGATATCTTACAATTTAAAAATTATCCAAAACCAGAGCCTTTTAGCAGGCCTCCCATAATAGATGACACATTCACATTAAATACCGATGATAGGACCTTAGGTTCAAAAACACAAAAGCTTGAAGATAATTTGGCCAAAGAGTGGAAAAGCGCTAAGACAAGGACCACGTTAAACGAGACGCCATTACACGATGATGAGCATAGAACTTCCTTCACCTACACCACTTGGAATAATTCTACCGATAcattgatgaaaagaaaagaggagCGACCAGTAGAATCAGCCTCTTGTTCTCAGTTATCCATTGCAACCATAAAGGCGGAAGAAGATTTACTATACCAAGATTATATCAACAGCGGGAGGGAAAGCTCATCTCCGGAAATTTCTCCCTTGAATACCACAACCTCATTACCATTTTTTCCAGGTGATAATATGAGTGACAGCTCAGGAGAATATGAGGAGAGAACCTCTCTTAGCCCTAATAAAATTCACATTTTTCGtgattatttttataaGTCGCCGTCACCCTAA
- the YSH1 gene encoding cleavage polyadenylation factor subunit YSH1 (Endoribonuclease; subunit of the mRNA cleavage and polyadenylation specificity complex; required for 3' processing, splicing, and transcriptional termination of mRNAs and snoRNAs; protein abundance increases in response to DNA replication stress; YSH1 has a paralog, SYC1, that arose from the whole genome duplication) gives MERTNTTTFKFFSLGGSNEVGRSCHILQYKGKTVMLDAGIHPAYQGLASLPFYDEFDLSKVDILLISHFHLDHAASLPYVMQRTNFQGRVFMTHPTKAIYRWLLRDFVRVTSIGSSSSSMGTKDEGLFSDEDLVDSFDKIETVDYHSTVDVNGIKFTAFHAGHVLGAAMFQIEIAGLRVLFTGDYSREVDRHLNSAEVPPLSSNVLIVESTFGTATHEPRLNRERKLTQLIHSTVMRGGRVLLPVFALGRAQEIMLILDEYWSQHADELGGGQVPIFYASNLAKKCMSVFQTYVNMMNDDIRKKFRDSQTNPFIFKNISYLRNLEDFQDFGPSVMLASPGMLQSGLSRDLLERWCPEDKNLVLITGYSIEGTMAKFIMLEPDTIPSINNPEITIPRRCQVEEISFAAHVDFQENLEFIEKISAPNIILVHGEANPMGRLKSALLSNFASLKGTDNEVHVFNPRNCVEVDLEFQGVKVAKAVGNIVNEIYKEENVEIKEEIAAKIEPIKEENEDNLDSQAEKGLVDEEEHKDIVVSGILVSDDKNFELDFLSLSDLREHHPDLSTTILRERQSVRVNCKKELIYWHILQMFGEAEVLQDDDRVTNQEPKVKEESKDNLTNTGKLILQIMGDIKLTIVNTLAVVEWTQDLMNDTVADSIIAILMNVDSAPASVKLSSHSCDDHDHNNVQSNAQGKIDEVERVKQISRLFKEQFGDCFTLFLNKDEYASNKEETITGVVTIGKSTAKIDFNNMKILECNSNPLKGRVESLLNIGGNLVTPLC, from the coding sequence ATGGAGCGAACAAATACAACaacattcaaatttttttcattgggAGGAAGTAACGAAGTTGGACGATCATGTCATATATTGCAATATAAAGGTAAAACAGTGATGCTCGACGCAGGAATTCATCCGGCATATCAAGGATTAGCTTCATTACCTTTTTACGATGAATTTGATCTTTCCAAAGTCGATATCTTACTGATATCACATTTCCATTTAGACCATGCCGCTTCACTTCCGTATGTGATGCAACGGACTAACTTTCAAGGCAGAGTTTTCATGACACATCCAACCAAAGCCATTTACAGATGGCTACTGCGAGATTTTGTAAGAGTTACTAGTATAGGTTCTTCATCCTCCTCTATGGGGACTAAAGACGAAGGTCTATTCTCAGATGAGGATTTAGTTGATTCTTTCGATAAAATTGAAACGGTGGACTATCATTCTACTGTTGACGTCAATGGTATCAAATTTACGGCATTCCATGCAGGCCATGTATTGGGTGCAGCGATGTTTCAAATAGAGATTGCTGGCCTTAGGGTGTTATTCACAGGTGACTATTCGAGAGAAGTAGATCGTCACTTAAATTCTGCTGAGGTGCCTCCACTTTCATCCAACGTATTAATTGTGGAATCTACCTTTGGTACCGCTACTCACGAGCCCCGTTTAAATAGAGAAAGGAAGCTAACCCAACTAATCCATTCCACAGTGATGAGAGGAGGCCGTGTTCTACTGCCTGTTTTTGCTTTAGGGAGAGCTCAAGAAATCATGCTTATACTGGATGAGTACTGGTCTCAACATGCTGATGAACTCGGTGGTGGACAAGTCCCAATATTTTATGCATCAAATTTggcaaaaaaatgtatGAGCGTTTTTCAAACCTATGTAAATATGATGAATGATGacattagaaaaaaatttagagACTCTCAGACTAATCCCttcatattcaaaaatatatctTATCTTAGAAACTTGGAGGATTTCCAAGATTTTGGTCCCAGTGTGATGTTGGCCTCACCAGGTATGCTGCAAAGTGGGTTATCAAGAGATTTACTTGAAAGGTGGTGCCCTGAAGATAAAAATCTAGTACTAATCACCGGTTACTCCATCGAAGGAACAATGGCGAAATTTATTATGCTTGAGCCAGATACAATACCTTCCATAAATAATCCGGAAATAACCATTCCAAGACGTTGTcaagttgaagaaatctcCTTTGCCGCACACGTTGACTTCCAGGAAAATTTagaatttattgaaaagattagTGCGCCAAATATCATCCTTGTTCATGGAGAAGCCAATCCCATGGGCCGTTTGAAATCTGCATTGTTATCCAATTTCGCGTCTTTAAAGGGTACAGATAATGAAGTCCATGTTTTTAATCCTAGAAACTGTGTTGAAGTAGATCTTGAATTTCAAGGTGTCAAGGTTGCAAAAGCTGTGGGAAATATTGTGAACgaaatatataaagaagaaaacgtAGAGataaaggaagaaattgcGGCTAAAATTGAACCtataaaggaagaaaacgaaGACAACTTGGATTCTCAAGCAGAAAAAGGTTTGgttgatgaagaggaacACAAAGACATAGTCGTTTCTGGGATTCTAGTTTCAGATGACAAAAATTTCGAATTAGACTTCCTTTCTTTGTCTGATTTAAGAGAGCACCATCCCGATCTTTCTACAACGATATTAAGAGAGCGCCAGTCAGTTCGTGTAAATTGTAAAAAGGAGCTAATTTACTGGCACATTTTACAAATGTTTGGAGAGGCTGAAGTTCTTCAAGATGATGATAGAGTAACAAATCAAGAACCAAAGGTTAAAGAAGAGTCAAAAGACAATCTGACCAATACAGGTAAATTGATTCTACAGATAATGGGTGATATTAAGTTAACTATTGTTAATACTCTAGCCGTTGTGGAATGGACTCAAGATTTAATGAATGACACTGTAGCAGACTCCATTATTGCTATACTTATGAATGTGGATTCAGCTCCCGCCAGTGTCAAGCTTTCGAGTCATTCTTGTGATGATCATGATCATAACAATGTGCAGTCTAATGCACAAGGTAAGATTGATGAAGTTGAGAGGGTGAAGCAAATCTCAAGGTTGTTTAAAGAACAGTTTGGTGACTGTTTTACTTTATTTCTCAATAAAGATGAATATGCAAGTAATAAAGAGGAAACTATAACTGGAGTGGTTACCATAGGTAAAAGCACTGCTAAGATTGACTTCAAcaatatgaaaattttagaatGTAATTCAAATCCTTTGAAAGGTAGGGTGGAAAGCCTCTTAAATATTGGTGGTAATTTGGTCACACCGCTATGTTAA
- the SMD2 gene encoding mRNA splicing protein SMD2 (Core Sm protein Sm D2; part of heteroheptameric complex (with Smb1p, Smd1p, Smd3p, Sme1p, Smx3p, and Smx2p) that is part of the spliceosomal U1, U2, U4, and U5 snRNPs; homolog of human Sm D2) yields MSSQIIDRPKHELSRAELEELEEFEFKHGPMSLINDAMVTRTPVIISLRNNHKIIARVKAFDRHCNMVLENVKELWTEKKGKNVINRERFISKLFLRGDSVIVVLKTPVE; encoded by the exons ATGTC TTCACAAATAATTGATCGTCCAAAACATGAACTCTCTAGAGCAGAATTAGAGGAACTAGAAGAATTTGAATTCAAACATGGTCCAATGTCCCTGATAAATGATGCTATGGTGACAAGAACACCTGTGATAATCTCATTAAGAAACAATCATAAAATAATAGCGAGAGTGAAAGCTTTCGACAGGCATTGTAATATGGTTTTAGAAAATGTGAAGGAGCTTTGGACAGAGAAGAAGGGCAAAAATGTAATTAATCGGGAAAGATTCATAAGTAAACTATTCTTAAGAGGTGATTCAGTTATCGTTGTGTTAAAAACCCCTGTTGAGTAA